One region of Pseudomonas sp. B21-040 genomic DNA includes:
- the moaA gene encoding GTP 3',8-cyclase MoaA codes for MGTLMQDGFGRQIDYLRMSVTDRCDFRCVYCMAKNMTFLPRQQVLTLEELQRLATLFVGLGVRKIRLTGGEPLIRPGIVDLCRHIAALPGLRELVMTSNGSQLQRLARPLVEAGVKRMNISLDSLDPQKFLAITRNGDLDQVLAGIEAACGAGFERVKLNCVVMKGRNFDEVLPLVQYAIDQHIDISFIEEMPLGDVGRARGESFCSSDEVRALIASRHPLLDSTENSGGPARYVRLAQHPDTRIGFISPNSHNFCGTCNRVRMTVEGRLLLCLGQDDALDLRGLLRRYPLDDQPLINAVQQALRHKPLRHDFNPEGTVQLVRFMNMSGG; via the coding sequence ATGGGCACGCTGATGCAGGATGGGTTTGGACGGCAGATCGACTATTTGCGGATGTCGGTGACGGACCGTTGTGATTTTCGCTGTGTGTATTGCATGGCTAAAAACATGACGTTTCTGCCGCGCCAGCAGGTGCTCACCCTGGAGGAGTTGCAGCGCCTGGCGACGCTGTTCGTCGGCCTGGGTGTGCGCAAGATCCGCCTGACAGGGGGCGAACCGTTGATTCGCCCCGGCATCGTCGACCTCTGCCGCCACATTGCCGCCTTGCCGGGTTTGCGCGAGCTGGTGATGACCAGCAATGGTTCACAACTGCAACGTCTGGCCCGGCCGCTGGTAGAGGCCGGCGTCAAGCGGATGAACATCAGCCTCGATAGCCTGGACCCGCAAAAGTTTCTCGCGATCACCCGCAACGGCGATCTCGATCAGGTCCTTGCTGGCATTGAGGCGGCCTGTGGTGCGGGGTTCGAGCGGGTCAAGCTCAACTGCGTGGTGATGAAAGGACGCAACTTCGATGAAGTGCTGCCACTGGTGCAATACGCCATTGATCAGCACATCGATATCAGTTTCATCGAGGAAATGCCGTTGGGCGATGTCGGCCGTGCCCGGGGCGAGTCGTTCTGTTCCAGCGACGAGGTCCGGGCGCTGATTGCCAGCCGTCATCCGCTGCTCGACAGCACGGAAAACAGCGGTGGCCCGGCGCGGTATGTGCGCCTGGCACAGCATCCCGACACCCGGATCGGTTTTATCTCGCCCAACAGCCACAACTTCTGTGGCACCTGCAACCGGGTGCGAATGACCGTTGAAGGGCGGCTGCTGCTGTGCCTTGGACAGGACGATGCGCTGGATTTGCGCGGCTTGTTGCGCCGCTATCCGCTGGACGATCAGCCCTTGATCAACGCGGTGCAACAGGCCTTGCGCCACAAGCCGCTGCGTCACGATTTCAACCCCGAAGGGACGGTGCAGTTGGTGCGATTCATGAACATGAGCGGAGGGTGA
- a CDS encoding ribonucleoside triphosphate reductase yields the protein MHSTLISVGRNRLHKRDGSLVAFDADKIRQALIAAGKATGEYTEVEAEGLLKAVLAQLEGQARLHVEQIQDRVERVLMDAGFFFAMRAYIVYREQHGRLRRDRKTMVEVATSMNEYLDREDWRVQANANQGYSLGGLVLNVSGKVTANYWLDEVYNEAIGQAHREADLHVHDLDMLAGYCAGWSLRTLLHEGLNGVPGRVEAGPPKHLSSALGQMVNFLGTLQNEWAGAQAFSSFDTYLAPYVRKDGLSFQQVRQAIQEFIYNLNVPSRWGTQTPFTNLTFDWVCPEDLREQIPVIGGEEMPFAYGDLQVEMDLLNRAYIEVMQAGDAKGRVFTFPIPTYNITHDFPWDSENADRLFEMTARYGLPYFQNFLNSDMQPNQVRSMCCRLQLDVRELLKRGGGLFGSAEQTGSLGVVTINCARLGYLFKGNASALLQRLDRLMELAMESLEVKRKVIQHHMDAGLYPYTKRYLGTLRNHFSTIGLNGLHEMLRNFSGDEQGMHTEQGRTFALQLLDHVRATLVRFQEETGHLYNLEATPAEGTTYRFAKEDLKRYPDILQAGSREAPYYTNSSQLPAGFTDDPFEALELQDELQCKYTGGTVLHLYMAERISSAKACKQLVRKALGRFRLPYLTVTPTFSICPVHGYLDGEHEFCPKCDEALLRKQHLSTTH from the coding sequence ATGCATAGCACGCTGATCAGTGTAGGACGCAACCGGCTGCACAAACGCGATGGCAGTCTGGTTGCCTTCGATGCGGACAAGATCCGCCAGGCGTTGATTGCCGCGGGCAAGGCCACGGGCGAATACACCGAGGTCGAAGCCGAGGGGCTGCTCAAGGCGGTACTGGCCCAGCTGGAAGGACAGGCTCGACTGCATGTCGAGCAGATCCAGGATCGGGTTGAACGGGTGTTGATGGACGCCGGTTTTTTCTTCGCCATGCGCGCCTACATCGTCTATCGCGAGCAGCACGGCCGTCTGCGCCGCGACCGCAAGACGATGGTCGAGGTGGCGACTTCGATGAACGAGTACCTGGACCGTGAGGATTGGCGGGTGCAAGCCAACGCCAACCAGGGGTATTCACTGGGTGGGCTGGTGCTCAATGTGTCGGGCAAGGTCACCGCCAATTACTGGCTGGACGAGGTGTACAACGAGGCCATCGGCCAGGCCCACCGCGAGGCGGATCTGCATGTGCACGACCTCGATATGCTGGCCGGTTACTGCGCGGGCTGGTCGCTGCGCACGCTGTTGCACGAAGGCCTTAATGGCGTGCCCGGGCGGGTCGAAGCCGGTCCGCCGAAGCACTTGAGCAGTGCCTTGGGGCAGATGGTGAATTTCCTGGGCACCCTGCAAAACGAATGGGCCGGCGCCCAGGCGTTCAGTTCGTTCGACACCTACCTGGCGCCCTACGTGCGCAAGGACGGGTTGAGCTTTCAACAAGTGCGACAGGCGATTCAGGAGTTCATCTACAACCTGAACGTGCCCTCGCGCTGGGGCACCCAGACGCCCTTTACCAACCTGACGTTTGACTGGGTGTGCCCGGAAGATTTGCGCGAGCAGATCCCGGTGATCGGCGGCGAAGAAATGCCCTTTGCCTACGGTGACCTGCAGGTGGAAATGGACTTGCTCAACCGCGCCTACATCGAGGTGATGCAGGCGGGTGACGCCAAGGGAAGGGTGTTCACCTTTCCGATCCCGACCTACAACATCACCCATGATTTTCCCTGGGACAGCGAAAACGCTGACCGACTGTTCGAGATGACCGCCCGTTACGGGCTGCCGTATTTCCAGAACTTCCTCAATTCGGACATGCAGCCCAATCAAGTGCGATCGATGTGTTGTCGTTTGCAACTGGATGTCCGCGAGTTGCTCAAGCGCGGCGGTGGCTTGTTCGGCTCGGCCGAGCAAACCGGATCGCTGGGCGTGGTGACCATCAATTGCGCACGCCTGGGTTACCTGTTCAAAGGCAACGCCAGCGCTTTGCTGCAGCGGCTGGACAGGTTGATGGAGCTGGCGATGGAGAGCCTGGAGGTCAAGCGCAAGGTGATCCAGCACCATATGGACGCCGGTTTGTACCCTTACACCAAGCGCTACCTGGGAACCCTGCGCAATCACTTTTCCACCATCGGCCTTAATGGCCTGCATGAAATGCTGCGCAACTTCAGCGGTGATGAGCAGGGTATGCACACCGAACAGGGGCGCACGTTTGCCTTGCAACTGCTGGACCATGTGCGCGCGACCCTGGTGCGTTTCCAGGAAGAAACCGGCCATCTCTACAACCTCGAAGCGACCCCGGCCGAAGGCACCACTTACCGTTTTGCCAAGGAAGACCTCAAGCGTTACCCCGACATTCTCCAGGCCGGCAGCCGCGAGGCGCCGTATTACACCAACTCCTCGCAACTGCCGGCGGGCTTTACCGACGACCCCTTCGAAGCCCTGGAGTTGCAGGATGAACTGCAATGCAAATACACCGGCGGCACGGTGTTGCACTTGTACATGGCCGAGCGGATTTCCTCGGCCAAGGCCTGTAAGCAATTGGTGCGTAAAGCGCTCGGGCGCTTCCGCCTGCCGTACCTGACGGTGACCCCGACGTTCTCCATTTGCCCGGTCCACGGCTACCTCGATGGCGAACACGAGTTCTGCCCCAAATGCGACGAAGCCTTGTTGCGCAAGCAACACTTGAGCACGACCCATTGA
- the nrdD gene encoding anaerobic ribonucleoside-triphosphate reductase, protein MNALHTLPQAQRQRCEVWTRVMGYHRPVSAFNPGKQSEHRERVHFTECAASADRQ, encoded by the coding sequence ATGAATGCACTGCACACATTGCCCCAAGCCCAACGTCAACGTTGTGAAGTCTGGACCCGTGTGATGGGCTATCACCGCCCGGTCTCGGCGTTCAATCCGGGTAAACAGTCCGAGCACCGCGAGCGAGTCCACTTCACCGAATGCGCGGCCTCGGCCGATCGCCAATGA
- a CDS encoding anaerobic ribonucleoside-triphosphate reductase activating protein: MSRTLRVGGMVPLTTLDYPGMLACVLFCQGCAWRCRYCHNPQLIPPRGSEEVDWSRVLAFLQRREDLLDAVVFSGGEPTLQDGLLAAMDTVRAMGFRIGLHSAGIKPDAFARAVACADWVGFDVKALAEDCLAVTGVRGSGVANWKSLEHLLASGVDYECRTTVHWHLLSPTRLLTLARRLSERGVKRFAVQLVRTERMLDPRLSSVSLQFDQVELWAALRELFPEFVLRG, translated from the coding sequence ATGAGTCGAACGCTCAGGGTCGGGGGCATGGTGCCCCTGACCACGCTCGACTATCCGGGCATGCTGGCCTGCGTATTGTTCTGCCAGGGTTGTGCCTGGCGTTGTCGTTACTGCCATAACCCGCAATTGATCCCGCCTCGCGGCAGCGAGGAGGTGGATTGGAGCCGGGTGTTGGCGTTTCTGCAGCGCCGTGAGGACCTGCTCGATGCCGTGGTGTTCAGCGGTGGCGAACCCACGTTGCAGGATGGATTGCTGGCGGCCATGGATACCGTGCGCGCGATGGGTTTTCGTATCGGCCTGCACAGTGCCGGGATCAAGCCGGACGCGTTTGCCAGGGCCGTGGCCTGTGCCGATTGGGTCGGTTTTGACGTCAAGGCGCTGGCCGAGGATTGCCTGGCGGTCACCGGTGTCCGGGGCAGTGGCGTGGCCAACTGGAAAAGTCTGGAGCATCTGCTGGCCAGTGGCGTCGACTATGAGTGTCGCACCACGGTGCATTGGCACTTGCTCTCTCCCACCCGGCTGTTGACCCTCGCCCGACGTTTGAGCGAGCGCGGGGTCAAGCGTTTTGCCGTGCAATTGGTCCGGACCGAACGAATGCTCGATCCGCGCCTGTCGAGTGTTTCATTGCAGTTTGATCAGGTTGAATTGTGGGCGGCCCTGCGTGAGCTGTTTCCAGAATTCGTGTTGCGCGGTTAG
- a CDS encoding 4Fe-4S binding protein: MPGLSRHSRWLQRLGDGMRRHAKVIRAVQWLVVVFYAVLLVLPALLPTPDSHARIINNLTLLAQFLFWGLWWPFVLLSMVLFGRVWCGVLCPEGSLSEWASQYGKGLGVPRWVRWGGWPTLAFCLTTLYGQLISVYDYAQAALLILGGSTVAAVGVGLLFARGKRVWCRYLCPVSGVFSLLARLAPVHFQVDEQRWKDNAGPRLPPPNCAPLLDIRRLQGASDCHACGRCSGQRDAVQLIARSSHHEILHATARTLSPWDARLLLFGVIGLAMGAFQWTVSPWFIALKQSLAQWLIGHDLLWPLQDNAPWWLLTHYPALNDSFSWLDGFSIVLYLTASALVLGGGLLILLRAAARLAGDPALYLPLSLTLTPLGAAGLFLGLSATTVKLLRYEGLLLEWVQPARACLLLGAIGWCLFLGWKRMARQGITLPRRGGAGVCLLLANAWVGFGWWLQFWGWN; the protein is encoded by the coding sequence ATGCCCGGGCTGAGTCGGCACAGTCGCTGGTTGCAGCGCCTGGGCGATGGCATGCGGCGCCACGCCAAGGTGATTCGCGCGGTGCAGTGGCTGGTTGTTGTGTTCTATGCGGTACTGCTGGTGCTGCCGGCGCTATTGCCGACACCGGACAGCCACGCCCGGATCATCAACAACCTGACCCTGCTCGCACAGTTTTTGTTCTGGGGTCTCTGGTGGCCGTTCGTGCTGCTGTCGATGGTGCTGTTCGGCCGGGTTTGGTGCGGTGTGTTGTGCCCGGAAGGTTCATTGAGCGAGTGGGCCAGCCAGTACGGCAAAGGCTTGGGCGTGCCGCGCTGGGTGCGCTGGGGCGGCTGGCCAACCCTGGCGTTCTGCCTGACCACCCTCTACGGGCAACTGATCAGCGTGTATGACTACGCCCAGGCCGCCCTGCTGATTTTGGGTGGTTCAACGGTCGCCGCCGTCGGTGTCGGCCTGCTGTTTGCCAGGGGCAAACGAGTCTGGTGTCGTTACCTGTGCCCGGTCAGCGGCGTCTTTTCCCTGCTTGCGCGCCTGGCCCCGGTGCACTTTCAAGTCGATGAACAGCGCTGGAAAGACAACGCCGGCCCTCGCCTTCCCCCACCCAATTGCGCGCCCTTGCTGGACATCCGCCGCCTGCAAGGCGCCAGCGACTGTCATGCCTGCGGACGTTGCAGCGGGCAACGTGACGCAGTGCAATTGATCGCCCGTTCCAGCCATCATGAAATCCTCCACGCGACGGCACGCACCCTGTCGCCGTGGGATGCGCGTTTGTTGCTGTTCGGCGTGATCGGGCTGGCGATGGGGGCGTTTCAATGGACCGTCAGCCCCTGGTTCATCGCCCTCAAGCAGTCCCTCGCGCAATGGCTGATCGGGCACGACCTGCTCTGGCCCTTGCAGGACAACGCACCCTGGTGGCTGTTGACCCACTACCCCGCACTCAATGACAGTTTCAGCTGGCTCGACGGTTTCAGCATCGTTCTGTACCTGACGGCCAGCGCATTGGTGTTGGGGGGTGGTTTGCTGATCCTGCTGCGGGCGGCGGCCCGTCTGGCCGGTGACCCGGCGCTGTACTTGCCCTTGAGCCTGACACTCACCCCCTTGGGCGCGGCCGGACTGTTTCTCGGGCTGTCGGCGACCACCGTGAAGTTGTTGCGCTATGAAGGCTTGCTGCTGGAATGGGTACAACCGGCCAGGGCCTGTTTACTGCTGGGCGCCATCGGCTGGTGTCTGTTCCTGGGCTGGAAACGCATGGCCCGCCAGGGCATTACCCTGCCTCGACGCGGCGGCGCAGGTGTTTGCCTGCTGCTGGCAAACGCATGGGTGGGGTTTGGCTGGTGGTTGCAATTCTGGGGCTGGAACTGA
- a CDS encoding FTR1 family protein: MNQSMFIVWRESVEALLVIGILQAWASQQIQARRLTRYVWAGVTLGLMLSGLLALLILFAGDAMSGSANEWFQASLALVASALMVQMVGWMHRNARTLKADLHHRADSQLARQGGVGLMLLAMLAVSREGSETVVFLYGAGARLQGPALGLFAVGAGAGLALSGLTIGLLHSTRRLISWRRYFAVSEVVLLLLGAALLVSGTERIGGQLQAMDLPDWAYGLIGEALWDSRSVLNDSRGLGSFLASLTGYRAAPSGLTVLVLSGYWLAVGSWLHQRTAKAVPCPG; this comes from the coding sequence ATGAATCAATCAATGTTCATCGTCTGGCGTGAAAGTGTCGAAGCGCTACTGGTGATCGGCATCCTCCAGGCCTGGGCCAGCCAGCAAATACAAGCCCGTCGCCTGACCCGCTACGTGTGGGCGGGCGTCACCCTGGGGTTGATGCTCTCGGGCCTGCTGGCGTTGCTGATTCTGTTTGCCGGTGACGCCATGAGCGGTTCTGCCAACGAGTGGTTCCAGGCTTCGCTGGCGCTGGTGGCCAGTGCGCTGATGGTGCAAATGGTCGGCTGGATGCACCGCAACGCACGCACGCTCAAGGCAGACCTGCACCATCGGGCCGACAGCCAACTGGCCCGTCAGGGAGGCGTGGGGCTGATGCTCCTGGCCATGCTCGCCGTCAGCCGCGAAGGCAGCGAAACCGTGGTTTTTCTGTACGGTGCCGGTGCCCGCCTGCAAGGTCCGGCGCTGGGTCTGTTTGCCGTCGGCGCAGGCGCCGGGCTGGCGCTGTCGGGGCTCACCATCGGGTTGCTGCACAGCACGCGTCGACTCATTTCGTGGCGACGGTACTTTGCCGTCAGCGAAGTCGTTTTGCTGCTGCTCGGTGCAGCGTTACTGGTCAGCGGCACCGAGCGAATCGGCGGCCAGTTGCAGGCCATGGATTTGCCGGACTGGGCCTATGGGCTGATCGGCGAAGCGCTGTGGGACAGTCGCTCAGTGCTCAATGACAGCCGTGGCCTGGGCAGTTTCCTGGCCAGCCTGACCGGTTACCGCGCAGCCCCCAGCGGCCTGACGGTGCTGGTGTTGAGCGGTTATTGGCTGGCGGTCGGCAGCTGGTTGCATCAACGCACCGCGAAGGCCGTCCCATGCCCGGGCTGA
- a CDS encoding cupredoxin domain-containing protein, with protein sequence MSRHTHQKPEPRRPGPVHRRLAGLILACSVMPLMAQAQLPSIELSLRDGHFIPALLEVPAGQRFKIILKNIGEGPAEFESTPLRVEKVLSPGVTTFVVIHPLKPGSYPFFDDFNPQLPEGAILAK encoded by the coding sequence ATGAGCCGCCACACACACCAGAAGCCTGAACCGAGGCGCCCGGGCCCGGTTCATCGACGCCTGGCCGGGTTGATTCTGGCCTGCTCGGTCATGCCGCTCATGGCTCAGGCCCAACTACCCAGCATCGAGTTGAGCCTGCGTGACGGGCACTTCATCCCCGCCCTGCTGGAAGTGCCGGCCGGACAACGTTTCAAGATCATCCTGAAGAACATCGGCGAAGGTCCGGCGGAGTTCGAAAGCACGCCACTGCGGGTCGAGAAGGTGCTGTCACCGGGGGTGACGACGTTCGTTGTCATTCACCCCCTCAAGCCCGGCAGTTACCCGTTCTTCGACGACTTCAATCCGCAGTTGCCCGAAGGCGCCATCCTCGCGAAATAG
- a CDS encoding iron transporter, giving the protein MRTSLALSFSLLLLAPQAHAKEYPIGEPQLCPGLEVGAVYLQPIEMAPAGMMRATADSDIHLEADIRATADNRQGFQEGSFVPYLNVAFSLQKQGSEPPITGDFHAMVANDGPHYGDNVKLQGPGKYRLTFTLLPPGGHGSLGRHTDKETGVEPWFEQCALHYEFIYAGIGKKGGY; this is encoded by the coding sequence ATGCGTACCTCCCTCGCGCTGTCCTTTTCCCTGCTGTTGCTCGCCCCCCAAGCCCACGCCAAGGAATACCCGATTGGCGAACCCCAGCTGTGCCCGGGGCTGGAAGTCGGCGCGGTGTACTTGCAACCGATCGAAATGGCGCCTGCCGGCATGATGCGCGCGACCGCTGATTCCGACATCCACCTGGAAGCCGATATCCGCGCCACGGCCGACAATCGCCAGGGCTTTCAGGAAGGCAGTTTCGTGCCCTACCTGAACGTGGCTTTCAGTCTGCAAAAACAGGGCAGCGAGCCACCGATCACTGGCGATTTTCACGCCATGGTCGCCAACGACGGCCCGCACTATGGTGACAATGTGAAGTTGCAAGGCCCTGGCAAATACCGGCTGACCTTTACCCTTCTGCCTCCCGGCGGCCATGGCTCCCTGGGTCGTCATACCGACAAGGAAACCGGCGTCGAACCCTGGTTCGAACAGTGTGCGCTGCACTACGAATTCATCTATGCCGGGATCGGAAAAAAAGGTGGTTATTGA
- a CDS encoding DUF3079 domain-containing protein yields the protein MAKPFPISPKHPERICWGCDRYCAATALACGNGADRTMHPAEMIGDDWYLHGDWGIELPIVTDKAVDPEPIAPENPQ from the coding sequence ATGGCCAAGCCCTTTCCCATCAGCCCAAAACATCCCGAACGTATTTGCTGGGGGTGCGACCGTTATTGTGCGGCGACCGCTCTGGCCTGCGGCAATGGTGCTGACCGCACGATGCATCCGGCCGAGATGATCGGTGACGATTGGTATCTGCATGGCGATTGGGGCATTGAGCTGCCCATCGTCACCGACAAGGCGGTGGACCCAGAGCCCATCGCGCCTGAAAACCCGCAATAG
- a CDS encoding quinone oxidoreductase gives MAKAVRFYETGGPEVLRYEEVEVGDPGPGQVRLRHVAVGLNYADTYFRNGTYPIPMPNGMGVEASGVVQAVGEGVTNVQVGDRVTYTGFLNTLGAYSTERLIAAAPLIKLPETISFETAAAMTMRGLTSSYLMRRIYDFKPGDSILLHAAAGGVGLIVSQWAKLLGLNVIGTVSTDVKGEIAKAHGCDHVINYSHEDVAARVRELTDGVGVNVVFDSVGKNTFEGSLDSLKRRGLMVCVGTASGPIPPFNPALLAMKGSLYMTRPALADYIADPAEKAELAGELFDHVGSGRIKIEINQHYALQDAVQAHRDLESRKTTGSSIFVI, from the coding sequence ATGGCCAAAGCCGTTCGCTTTTACGAAACCGGTGGTCCCGAAGTCCTTCGTTATGAAGAGGTCGAAGTCGGCGATCCTGGTCCAGGCCAGGTTCGTCTCCGTCATGTAGCCGTTGGCCTGAACTATGCCGACACCTACTTCCGCAACGGCACCTACCCGATTCCTATGCCCAACGGCATGGGTGTTGAAGCTTCCGGTGTGGTCCAGGCCGTCGGGGAAGGCGTGACCAACGTTCAAGTCGGGGATCGCGTCACGTACACCGGTTTTCTCAACACCTTGGGGGCTTACAGCACCGAGCGCCTGATCGCGGCTGCACCGCTGATCAAGTTGCCGGAAACCATCAGCTTCGAAACAGCCGCCGCCATGACCATGCGCGGCCTGACGTCGTCGTACCTGATGCGCCGCATCTACGACTTCAAACCCGGTGACAGCATTTTGCTGCACGCCGCCGCTGGCGGTGTCGGCCTGATCGTTTCGCAGTGGGCCAAGCTGCTCGGCCTGAATGTCATTGGCACTGTGTCCACCGACGTCAAAGGCGAAATCGCCAAGGCCCACGGTTGCGACCATGTGATCAATTACAGCCATGAAGACGTCGCTGCACGCGTTCGTGAATTGACCGACGGCGTGGGCGTCAACGTGGTGTTCGACAGCGTTGGCAAGAACACCTTCGAGGGCTCGCTGGACTCGCTCAAGCGTCGTGGCCTGATGGTGTGTGTCGGTACTGCATCCGGTCCGATTCCGCCGTTCAATCCAGCGCTGCTGGCGATGAAAGGCTCGCTGTACATGACGCGCCCGGCCCTGGCCGACTACATCGCCGACCCGGCGGAAAAAGCCGAGCTGGCCGGCGAATTGTTCGACCACGTTGGCAGCGGTCGGATCAAGATCGAGATCAACCAGCACTACGCCTTGCAAGATGCCGTCCAGGCCCATCGCGACCTGGAGTCACGCAAGACCACCGGCTCTTCGATTTTCGTCATTTAA
- a CDS encoding TauD/TfdA family dioxygenase: MKVEQLSCNIGAELIGVNLADAVHDDGLFAEIRAQLLKHRVVFLRDQDISRAEHVAFARRFGELEDHPVAGSDPDHPGLVRIYKNPDQPMDRYENAWHTDATWREAPPLGCVLRCVECPPVGGDTMWANMVVAYENLPEDVKLKIADLRARHSIEASFGAAMPIEKRLALKAMYPDAEHPVVRTHPETGEKVLFVNAFTTHFSNYHTPERVRFGQDANPGAGELLRYLISQAYIPEYQVRWRWKPNSIAIWDNRSTQHYAVMDYPPCHRKMERAGIIGDKTF, from the coding sequence ATGAAAGTCGAACAATTGAGCTGCAACATCGGCGCCGAACTGATCGGCGTCAACCTCGCTGACGCGGTGCACGACGACGGTCTTTTTGCCGAGATTCGTGCCCAGTTGCTGAAGCATCGGGTGGTGTTCCTGCGCGATCAGGACATCAGCCGTGCCGAACACGTGGCCTTCGCCCGTCGTTTCGGCGAGCTGGAAGATCACCCGGTGGCCGGCAGCGACCCGGATCATCCGGGGCTGGTGCGCATCTACAAAAATCCGGACCAGCCAATGGACCGCTACGAAAACGCCTGGCACACCGACGCCACCTGGCGCGAGGCACCGCCGCTGGGTTGCGTGCTGCGCTGCGTGGAGTGCCCGCCGGTAGGCGGCGACACCATGTGGGCCAACATGGTCGTGGCCTATGAGAACTTGCCGGAAGACGTGAAGCTGAAGATCGCCGACCTGCGTGCCCGGCACAGCATCGAGGCGAGCTTTGGTGCGGCCATGCCGATCGAAAAGCGTCTGGCGCTCAAGGCGATGTACCCGGATGCCGAGCACCCGGTGGTGCGCACTCACCCGGAAACCGGGGAGAAGGTGCTGTTCGTCAACGCCTTCACCACTCACTTCAGCAACTACCACACCCCTGAGAGGGTGCGCTTTGGCCAGGACGCCAACCCTGGCGCCGGCGAGCTGCTGCGCTACCTGATCAGCCAGGCGTACATCCCTGAGTATCAAGTGCGCTGGCGCTGGAAGCCGAACAGCATCGCCATCTGGGACAACCGCAGTACCCAGCATTACGCCGTCATGGATTACCCGCCGTGCCATCGCAAGATGGAACGCGCCGGGATTATCGGTGACAAGACGTTCTGA
- a CDS encoding 3-keto-5-aminohexanoate cleavage protein has product MQFLDDSLHPENMEKVVITVAPYGPEWMPEDFPEDIPLTMDEQVQKAVECYEAGATVLHLHVRELDGKGSKRLSKFNELIAGVREAVPDMIIQVGGSISFAPESDGEAAKWLSDDTRHMLAELTPKPDQVTVAINTTQMNIMELLYPEYLEGTSLANPAYQAAYSEMTVPAGPAWVIEHLKRLMDNDIQPHFQLTGMHALETLQRLVRKGLYKGPLNLTWIGIGGGFDGPNPFNFFNFIHRVPDGCTLTSESLLKNVLPFNTMAMAMGMHPRVGNEDTIIDHKGERFGSVAQIKQTVRIAHELGREIATGKEAREIYRIGVKYDTIEETLLANGMAPNRKAGQKGVPQRG; this is encoded by the coding sequence ATGCAATTTCTCGACGATTCGCTGCACCCGGAAAACATGGAAAAAGTGGTCATCACCGTGGCCCCGTACGGCCCTGAGTGGATGCCGGAAGACTTCCCGGAAGACATCCCGCTGACCATGGACGAACAAGTCCAGAAAGCGGTCGAGTGCTATGAAGCCGGTGCCACGGTTCTGCACCTGCACGTGCGTGAACTGGACGGCAAGGGCTCCAAGCGTCTGTCCAAGTTCAACGAATTGATTGCCGGCGTACGCGAAGCGGTGCCGGACATGATCATCCAGGTCGGCGGTTCGATTTCGTTCGCCCCTGAAAGCGATGGCGAAGCCGCCAAATGGCTGTCTGACGATACCCGTCACATGCTGGCCGAGCTGACGCCAAAACCGGATCAGGTCACGGTGGCGATCAACACCACCCAGATGAACATCATGGAATTGCTGTACCCGGAATACCTGGAAGGTACTTCCCTGGCCAACCCTGCCTATCAGGCTGCCTACAGCGAAATGACCGTGCCGGCCGGCCCAGCCTGGGTTATCGAGCACCTTAAGCGTCTGATGGACAATGACATCCAGCCGCACTTCCAGCTGACCGGCATGCACGCTCTGGAAACTCTGCAGCGTCTGGTGCGCAAGGGCCTTTACAAAGGTCCATTGAACCTGACCTGGATCGGCATCGGCGGCGGTTTCGACGGTCCTAATCCGTTCAACTTCTTCAACTTCATCCACCGCGTACCGGACGGCTGCACCCTGACGTCCGAGTCGCTGCTCAAGAACGTGCTGCCGTTCAATACCATGGCGATGGCCATGGGCATGCATCCGCGCGTTGGCAACGAAGACACTATCATTGATCACAAGGGCGAGCGTTTTGGTTCGGTCGCACAGATCAAGCAAACCGTGCGCATCGCTCATGAGCTGGGTCGCGAAATCGCTACCGGCAAAGAAGCCCGTGAGATTTATCGCATCGGCGTGAAGTACGACACTATCGAAGAAACCCTGTTGGCCAACGGCATGGCCCCCAACCGCAAGGCTGGGCAAAAAGGTGTGCCGCAACGCGGCTGA